CAGGAGGGCctctttttagaattttctgaTAAACAGTTCAACAGGGCAAATACTAGTTTTCTATCCAAGAGCAGGGAGGTGGCAGCTGCCACTTCCTACTCCTGGCATCCTGAGGCTGTGTCATACCCCTCCTTGGCCCCCAATTCtttctgtccctgtccccaggtAATATTTCTAAGAGGGCCAACTCACCCAGGAGGCTTCCAGATGAGAACTGGCCTCTTAGCCCAGGTCTGCTCTCTTCTGGAATGATGCTTTCAGCCAGGTGCCTACCCCTAGTGCCTCATACCTCATGAGCTGGGATTCCAGTTCCCAGACTGCTGAGCAGTTCCATATTAAAGCAGGGACCGCACttgcctctccctttctcactcaTGTCACATCTCCTTTGGACCACTGTCTTGACTTCTCAAAATGGTCTCCTTGCTTCTATCCTCCACTTTCAGCAGCAGTGGTCCTTCTATGATTCATTTATGTTTAGGACATTTGGTGGCTCCCGACTGCCCTTGGTATAAAGTGCCAGGTCATTGCCTTAGTTACTCAGCCTCAGTATACCAAACCCTTTATAGCCTGGCCCAGCCTGTATCTGTGACCTCTCATGGAGCCAGGTCTACCATACTCATCATCACCCTCCACAAGGGAGAGGTTCCCAAGATTTGGGAACCTCTGGCATTGACCATGTTGTAAAGATAGGGCTTGGAGTGTTtgatggaataaataaaaattatacattccAGTCATACCAACATACTCGTGGTTTGCAAATGCTGTGTCATATTGTTCCTCATTGCTGGGCCTCAGGACACTGGCTCCTCTCAGAATTCCCTCCCTTGTGCCTCATGCTGCTCCATGGAAGGCCCTCAGGTGCTAGCAAAGTGTGCTTATTTGCCGGTCTTATGCACCAGCCATCAGGACAAACCTTTCTGAGCTGACCACAGCACCTGGCGTATCGTAGCAATTTCTCCATAAGTTGCTGCAAAGATGAGTGAGTGACAGGTATGTTGTCACCTCCTTTAATGCTCTTTTTGAGAAAGAGTTCATAACAAGCACCTATGTCTCCTTAGATGCACACTCAAGTAACTCTATGCTGCAAGTGGGAACAAAAATGTGTTcacagaagatcaaaaactatgaacagtaaaatgacaataaactcacaactatcaacaactgaacccagaaaacaaagtcaaaaactatgcaaacaactagaacaggaatagaatcacagaaatggagatcacatgagggttatcagtggggaggcagagaatggggggaaaaggtacagggaataagaagaataattggtaggcacaaaatagatgggggagttaagaatagtacaggaaatggataagccaaagaacttatatgtacaacccatggacatgaactaaggggaggcaGGAATGCAGGAGcatggggggtgcagggtggacggggatacaggggagaaaaaaattaggacaattggaatagcataatcaataaaatatacataaaaaagataaCTTTGAATTAACAAAGGGTCTGAAAGACATTATTggtgttaaaaataaagcatgttttattatcaacaacaaaaaaaatgtgctcacaagaagtatttgaaaacaGCTCTTAGGGTGTGGCCATAATGGCACAGAAAACACAGCAATAGACTCCACGGGGGTCACTGAGGAGATCAGACTCCTCTTGTTCATGCACCTCATTCTGCTTCCTCTGCAACCATGTCTGACAAACTTGATATGGCTGAGACTGAGAGATTCGGTAAGTcaaaattgaagaagatggaaatgcaagagaaaaattcACTACCTTCCAAAGAGATGGTTGAACAGAAGCGAGCAAGTGAATCGTAATGAGGCCCGCACTGCCAATATGCACTGTACATTACACAGCATTGCcttcttattttaattcttttagctGTTTAGCTTTGTAAGATGTAAGGAGGTTGGATCATTTTAAATGACTGTGTTGCCTCTTTTCACATCAGAGAACTATTGACAATGAAGACTGCCTGCTTCTcctatctgtctgtctgcctggcagggaaggaaaagaacttGCATGTTGGTGAAAGAAGTAGCTGGGTGAGATGATAGTGATATCTAGAGTAAAAACCAAGCCACCCCAAGGTGTCCTGCAGTCTGTAAAATGCAGTTTAATCAGAATggcattttatttgttaaaatgatttaaataattagaatgcatagttttttaaatatgaaaataaacagttttaaagcctgaaaaaagagaaagaaacattaatagaGGTGTTTGTTTAGCTCTTGATGTGGCTGAGCTAGAATGCCCATCCCTAACTGTTCTGCAGAACTGTGAACTCTCCCAGGTTTTTTGAGTGACAGACATTCTAGTCTCACCTAGTTGACATGAAAGACAAATGGCAGGAGAGAAGTGCAGCAgttgaagacaaaaaaacaacaacaacaacaggagATAAGCTctccttttcttattttgaatGGAATGTTAATATCTGCATATTTTTGTAAAAGAACATAACTTCATTTTGGTAATAAGGCTGCAATCCTAGGATTGCACCCTTGCAATCTTTGTGGCAGCGACTCCTGGTAATCACTTTATAAACCAAGTTCCCCAAGCTGAGGGAATTACCTTGGGACTCGCATGGCCCACACTCATCTGCCCTGACACTAGGGGTCAGAGTGGGAACTGAACTCAGGGAGGTTGCTTCTTTCCCACAGTTCAGAGTTACTCAAAGAGTGATCTCAGACTAACAACACCAGCATCACTGGGGGTGTGTTAGAAACACATATTGATGAAGAGActgagaagatggcagaggagtgaatggaagtcacactacaTATTACCAGGGCCAATTTGGAATTCCAACTCAACTGTGGAGAAATCacacagaacaaacaactgagcaatagtgagagagaagcctcttAACTTTGGACAGACAGAATTACCAGCTTCAGCATAACatctggtaaggagtgtggtggagactcaaGAGGGCTGGCTAGATGCCTACAGGTGGCAgcaccagagggataattaagcagctggttggatccccctgagaagaatgagGTCTAAACCATAGGCTAGGATTCCCAGCCTAAAGCACCAGAGCCctaaaagtacacagataacaatcAGCAGTGAAAAGTGACAGGGatgcagagacagacagctggagatgcaagcttcatttaaagggccaacacaaaaattttcatttgcagccacttatcctggATTCTGCCAAAGGTGGTGGCAGAGTGGACTGGtaatgcttgaggagagactaaGGACTAAAGTTTTGGGGAGACaactgagagagtagatgctGAGATCCCATTGCTGCTGAGTGTCTCCAAAATGGCAGCAGTGCTTATCCTCAGGCAGACCACTTCCCTCTGAGAAGCAGTAACCTGAGGGAAACAATAGCACCAACCCCAGGAGGGTCTATGCCCTGGCCCTGtggggcttaagcctgactgctgagtgcagagtgactagattaacaaccaaAGAAGATAGCTACAAACAGTAGATACCTGGCAAAGGGGgtcagagtggactagagagacttgaggagagaCCAGGGATGGAGGCcttgggagagaactgagagtaAACGCTGCAATCCTGGTGCTGAACCAATCCCCATATGGCAGCAACTATTTTGCTCAGGTAGATGttcccctccaagcagcagcctgaggggaaacaatagccccaaacccaggaggaattctgccccaccctatggggcttaagcctgactgtTGACTTCAGAGTCATGAGATCAACTGGAGGTGACAGCCAGGGACAGGAGATCCCTGGAAGTATCGAACAGGTTCCCTAAGGTCacatggggtcaacatctgacatcaccagaggcagatcctgaAAGAAAAAACTGTAGTAAATACAAGAGACTATCAAGATAAAATCTACTATGGTCTtttccatgatttgtgatattttctttcctgcatagctttttaacattcatttcttgtccagcaagtttgtacatattaagtcattagattttatactatagtgtatttcaattcatgtattttacccctctctcctcttagCCCATTTGTACCTTCCTCTTTActagaattattttcatttcaaattttgttttctctcttgctacaacttgtttccattctgtaCTCTTACTATATCTCCCCTgtccagacacacaaaaccaacTTTCCTGTCAAGggtcatctcacatcctttttccctgcttttaaaatacccacattctCTCTCCACTTTTAACAGTCTTTGCTGGTTGGTTGTGGGTAGGGCAGTTGTTGTTGCactgttttttcaattttttctctaGAGCTTcattaattctgtatttcaaatatcaaattttactggtctcctctcctactctttttttcatctcaaatttgaattttgctgtcttagcctgttttctctctcttttttgtcttttttctatttgtctttcagcctgcccttttatttttccttattctccttttgtttctttttcttttttcctacatCCCAACTTTTAACATCTCCCTGTATTAGCCAGCTTGTTGTTCTTCAGTCTTatcattccctttccctctatcatTATAAAATCACTTCCTATTCCTTTAAAtatctcttagacttttctttgtttctttcccccctcttattcccatataacttatattaattttagctcatttaatGTTGATAGTACTGTGGtagatctttttctccaatttggctcctatatatttttaattatttactattttcccttcctctttctctctctctctctttattttattttgttttaatttcctcttaaacctaatactatatgccTCCCTCCTCATATTCCATTCCACATTCTTAATTCCCTTTTTAATTCATGATGTCAAGtttaccttctctctttccattgctccaactcccatCTCTTGTTAGTgctctccctctaccctctcaaaatcatttttattttagtaggtCATTTCATATCCACTCTCTCCTCTTATAATATTCTTGATCTCTTATTAACAatggttcatttgctattgatagtgggattgtggtgGTGGGGGAGTTATTTGTGCACTTGTGGGTTTGTATCCtggtttctgtggttttgttcaggcAGCACCTACACAATAGtacacaagacatggtgggcagagtgaccctcagtcaaccagctatAGAGAAGGACCCATAAAAAAcccccaacaacaatcaaaacccaattacatctaGAGAACCAGcaaaatggcataaagggcatccctaaAGCATCAAATTCAGgtgatcaagaagactgcaccatTGACTATCACAGgccttctaccatagaagttcacaccacaaagtcaggaagtcaaaacagattAATTTTTACCCCTTTCCCTTTTAAGGAAAGGtgaacaagaaaagtctcacaaataataggaagacaaagagacaaccaccaattgaaaggaaaggaggaatccacagaaagaatgctaaatgaaacagaggcaagtcaacaaccagatattgagttcaaaacaatggttattaggaagctcaagtagctcactgagaattaccaaaaataaCAGGGAGACTATGAAGAACTTACTACAAATGATATCAgtataaaaaagaacatagaaacaatcaatcaggataaaaggaaatgaagaatacaattctgAATCAAGAACACAGTCAAAGAAATTAGACATAGGGTAGATGAAGCAGAAtattgaatcagcaagctggagggcaaggtagaaaaaatctgaaaaagaagaagaaaaggaaaagagacttaAAAAGGATGAAGAGGGTCTAAGGGAACtggaggacaacatgaaatggaataatagtCACATAATAGGGAttccagaagtagaagaggagcaagaaaaagaaaacctggttgaaaaagtaatgatgaaaaacttccctcatttgatgagagaaaagtgaCACAAGTCCATAAAACAGAGagggtcccagtcaagaggaacctaaagagtcccactgcaagacacatcataaataaaatggcaaaagtccaagacaaagagagaatctgaagggcaccaagggagaaaaaggaagtaacatacaacagagccctgataaggctaccaactaacttctcaacagaaaaattacaaaccagaaggtaatggcaagaaataatgcaagtaatgaaaaacaaaggcctgca
This Phyllostomus discolor isolate MPI-MPIP mPhyDis1 chromosome 5, mPhyDis1.pri.v3, whole genome shotgun sequence DNA region includes the following protein-coding sequences:
- the LOC114497806 gene encoding thymosin beta-4-like — translated: MSDKLDMAETERFGKSKLKKMEMQEKNSLPSKEMVEQKRASES